A genomic segment from Spinacia oleracea cultivar Varoflay chromosome 3, BTI_SOV_V1, whole genome shotgun sequence encodes:
- the LOC110783057 gene encoding structural maintenance of chromosomes flexible hinge domain-containing protein GMI1 isoform X3, with protein MNEKKRKFQSVKKINNQNDDEVDKFYRFNILLPNGIKVPFVKKNPERESISLGVFVQKLRDKCSVILEQTESSKKPKRKILWDSNELYLEDGGGNKFKSEIRFDVFKPNKVHLLTLFDGADQTVETFENMWDLTPDTDLLTELPDDYTFETALADLIDNSLQAVWSNGKGERKLISVDIDEKRISLFDTGPGMDGSDEKSIVKWGKMGASVHRSSKKLAIGGKPPFLTPFFGMFGYGGTLASMHLGRQAVVSAKTKQSKKVFWLCLDREALVKRSSSNWKAPGGLRDPSDSEIEMSPHGSFTKIVMKPKLKLPDIFQLQCKLKDIYFPYIQCDEISTAGRTTTLVDFQINGISLAEIEGGEVAITHMHSCNGPDFIVDLHFYIEEDKAASTSPSVKPVREGNARLKCVYFPFTEGKESIERILEKLNADGYAINEDYDTFSRISIRRLGRLLPEARWELLPFMKPKQKRGAKVQILKRCCSRVKCFVDTDAGFNPVPSKTDLAPHHSFTKALKDLGGDTLHKEKVVQVSITRGGKQLSLQQLEREYQAWIFQMHSQYDDECNTGDDEAVLLVTADKEALGITADVVRVHQAITRKGISWSRGQKVKILKGACTGCHKNNMFAILEYFLLEGLEKEVGGEARIICRPLGVEDKDGSVLTVDASGTNLELRNSISLPIIAIDSGKCNPVDDNEWNFQADKLILKMPSTVEVLGPKQCKALDIYGALPTEATVSAGSLPPKEVVAILRPSNFNPGSTDELDQKYIVRENFEMCLDIEFKAGAGQSVKFDPISAKNTTRKEYHGLYVFPVASIPSLFQKAGTYSFSFSLKNSTTVSCEKIVRVKASAEVKRWELLKDDDRDLPLSVSAGSCFPPLSFCRYDEYDNIIPFKGIQHVEYQLMSNDTIISSKKKAKVELSSDTDCIIVTNVRVIADTLDKIRPSYDATLALSQPGYQPFFNIPCQVFPGPPATVKIFSSVPDKGLLLPQQVIADFKLEMFDKQKNHVKQGVEVELVVHGFSLLDNFGLKRTVDNAGFVDLSGLLKVTEGYGKPVSLTFKFSTFSVAKKFEVVKRELRMVTVVPEVCPVGSKLKDIAFEVVNAEGELDLTIDDEVKHGKHHTLSLRLLADLPDDHSARYPFQQGRCVVKSFTLPQTEGSFFIEAFHSVHTELRVKFEVKLSRSTPPTHTESDSSSDLRATEELDCVVPQSSDERSTSVSVSDAEYHSKTKKGFEFQKEKSTPVSVSDAAKHSKTKKGSEFQSSEVTVPLCLEEYDTLSSLQTPKAEHRNTTPALFPESKLRKQQAPLAQTSNKKSGSNCADSYTPEHAVTLLGPDSQEIETVQQEIRHHKLCIKDHEESLIWPEARRNELMENLGDLQDELELLPQPSSLIDSKFLKESVLEIIENKVDSAAATYNIASQNMYLKDRYPDFMADVVGVVALLSTAPSPMLSRCLAEYLGEDKMMAIVCLSSDAITTPENYETVLKSLAGELGRSFEGRQLIICLEDISAFPGEVLEHDHQRRFDVRDPTLPDGTTPPGFLGYAVNMIDISVDHIHVKTVAGRGLRETLFYYLFRDLQVYETKEHMKRAFGYIPNSAISLDGGIINKKDTPTVSLGSMVVNVHFPVVAEEQESREKINKEIKKLKSELSMVEEAIVNTNEEKEESLRIVQEKETQLLKFIDDKEVTHEHIFSQQSLQTTPGAPAPTQSPCH; from the exons ATGAACGAAAAAAAGAGGAAATTTCAGAGTGTTAAAAAAATCAACAATCAAAATGACGACGAAGTGGATAAATTTTACAGGTTTAATATTCTTTTGCCGAATGGCATAAAGGTACCATTTGTTAAAAAAAACCCAGAAAGGGAGAGTATTTCTCTGGGTGTTTTTGTTCAAAAATTGAGGGATAAATGCTCTGTTATTTTGGAGCAAACAGAGTCTTCCAAGAAACCCAAGAGAAAAATTTTATGGGATAGTAATGAATTGTATTTGGAAGATGGTGGAGGCAACAAATTCAAGTCTGAAATTCGTTTTGATGTTTTTAAGCCCAATAAAGTTCATCTTTTGACGCTTTTT GATGGAGCTGATCAAACTGTTGAGACCTTTGAG AATATGTGGGACTTGACACCGGACACAGATTTGTTGACAGAGCTCCCAGACGACTATACTTTTGAGACGGCTTTAGCGGACTTGATT GATAATTCATTGCAGGCAGTTTGGTCAAATGGTAAAGGTGAAAGgaaacttattag TGTTGACATTGATGAGAAGAGAATTTCTTTATTTGATACCGGCCCTGGAATGGATGGAAGCGATGAAAAATCAATCGTGAAATG GGGCAAAATGGGTGCTTCAGTTCACAGATCTTCGAAAAAACTTGCTATTGGTGGAAAACCTCCGTTTCTTACG CCTTTCTTTGGAATGTTTGGCTATGGCGGAACCCTGGCATCTATGCATTTAGGAAG GCAAGCTGTAGTTTCCGCGAAAACCAAACAGTCAAAGAAAGTTTTCTGGCTTTGTTTAGATAGAGAAGCTTTGGTAAAGCGATCTAGTTCAAATTGGAAG GCTCCTGGTGGTCTGCGAGATCCATCAGACAGCGAGATTGAAATGTCACCTCATGGAAGTTTCACTAAG ATTGTTATGAAGCCCAAGTTGAAGCTCCCTGATATATTTCAACTGCAATGCAAGCTCAAGGATATCTATTTTCCTTACATTCAA TGTGATGAGATATCAACGGCAGGGAGGACTACAacattggtggattttcag ATCAATGGGATCAGTTTAGCTGAAATTGAAGGCGGGGAAGTTGCAATAACACATATGCATTCTTGTAATGGCCCAGACTTTATTGTAGACCTTCATTTTTACATTGAAGAGGACAAGGCTGCATCTACATCTCCAA GTGTAAAACCAGTTCGTGAAGGAAACGCGCGTTTGAAGTGTGTTTACTTTCCCTTTACTGAG GGAAAGGAGAGTATAGAGAGAATATTGGAAAAACTGAATGCTGATGGTTATGCCATAAATGAAGACTATGACACTTTTAGTCGTATATCCATCAGGCGGTTGGGCCGTTTGCTTCCTGAAGCTCGATGG GAGCTCTTACCTTTCATGAAGCCTAAACAGAAAAGGGGTgctaaagttcaaattttaaagagatgttgcTCAAGAGTTAAGTGCTTTGTTG ACACAGATGCTGGATTTAATCCAGTACCTTCGAAG ACTGATCTAGCACCGCATCATTCTTTCACCAAAGCATTGAAAGATCTAGGAGGTGACACTCTTCATAAAGAAAAAG TGGTACAAGTGAGCATTACTAGAGGTGGAAAACAATTGAGTTTGCAACAATTGGAAAGAGAATACCAAGCATGGATTTTCCAGATGCACAGTCAATATGATGATGAATGCAATACTGGTGATGATGAAGCTGTTCTGCTTGTAACTGCTGACAAAGAGGCGCTTGGAATCACAGCTGATG TTGTGAGGGTTCATCAAGCTATAACTCGGAAGGGTATATCTTGGAGTAGGGGACAAAAAGTCAAGATTCTCAAAGGGGCTTGTACTGGTTGTCATAAGAACAACATGTTTGCAATATTGGAGTATTTTCTACTTGAAGGCCTTGAAAAGGAAGTAGGTG GAGAGGCGCGTATTATATGCAG GCCGTTAGGTGTTGAGGATAAAGACGGTAGTGTGCTTACAGTTGATGCTAGTGGCACGAACTTGGAACTTCGCAACTCTATATCTCTGCCTATCATTGCGATAGACTCAGGAAAG TGTAACCCTGTTGATGACAATGAATGGAATTTCCAAGCTGACAAGCTAATTCTAAAAATGCCTTCAACAGTTGAAGTTTTGGGACCAAAGCAATGCAAAGCATTAGATATTTACGGG GCTTTACCTACAGAAGCTACAGTTTCTGCTGGATCATTGCCTCCTAAAGAAGTTGTAGCTATACTTCGGCCATCAAACTTCAATCCAGGAAGTACAGACGAGTTGGACCAAAAATATATTGTAAGAGAAAATTTTGAGATGTGTCTGgacatagagttcaaagctGGAGCTGGACAATCCGTCAAGTTTGACCCAATTTCTGCGAAAAATACAACACGTAAAGAATATCATGGTTTGTATGTATTTCCAGTGGCTTCCATTCCAAGTTTATTTCAAAAAGCTGGGACATATTCGTTTTCATTCTCCCTT AAAAATTCAACCACTGTAAGTTGTGAAAAGATTGTGAGGGTCAAAGCATCAGCTGAGGTCAAACGTTGGGAACTCTTGAAGGATGATGATAGGGATCTTCCATTGAGTGTTAG TGCAGGTTCTTGTTTCCCACCACTCTCATTTTGCCGTTATGATGAATATGACAACATCATTCCATTCAAGGGTATCCAACATGTAGAATATCAGTTAATGTCAAATGATACTATCATATCCTCCAAAAAGAAAGCGAAAGTGGAACTGTCATCAGATACGGATTGTATCATTGTTACG AATGTGAGGGTTATAGCTGATACTTTAGACAAGATTCGCCCAAGTTATGATGCTACGTTGGCTTTGTCTCAGCCTGGTTATCAGCCCTTCTTCAACATTCCTTGCCAAG tttttcctGGACCTCCAGCAACTGTTAAAATTTTTTCATCAGTACCAGACAAAGGGTTACTACTTCCGCAGCAAGTTATTGCAGATTTTAAATTGGAG ATGTTTGATAAACAAAAGAATCATGTCAAACAAGGCGTTGAAGTAGAGTTGGTCGTTCATGGATTCTCTTTACTTGATAACTTTGGTCTAAAGCGCACG GTTGATAATGCGGGTTTTGTTGATCTTAGTGGCCTCTTAAAAGTCACAGAAGGCTATGGTAAACCAG TTTCTCTGACATTCAAGTTCAGTACTTTCAGTGTTGCCAAAAAGTTTGAAGTTGTAAAGCGGGAGCTGAGGATGGTGACAGTG GTACCTGAGGTTTGTCCTGTGGGTTCAAAGTTAAAAGacattgcttttgaagttgtgAATGCTGAAGGTGAATTAGACCTAACCATCGACGATGAAGTAAAGCACGGAAAACATCACACTCTAAGTCTAAGATTATTGGCAGATCTACCAGACGACCATTCTGCAAGATATCCTTTTCAGCAGGGGCGATGCGTTGTTAAATCGTTTACTCTTCCTCAGACAGAAGGAAGTTTCTTCATTGAGGCTTTTCATTCTGTCCACACGGAGCTGCGTGTCAAATTTGAG GTTAAGCTATCAAGATCTACACCGCCTACACATACAGAGTCTGATAGCTCTTCTGATCTCCGAGCTACAGAAGAGCTTGATTGTGTTGTACCACAATCTTCGGATGAGAGGTCCACATCCGTTTCAGTGTCTGATGCTGAATATCATTCGAAAACCAAGAAGGGGTTTGAGTTTCAGAAAGAAAAGTCCACACCCGTTTCAGTTTCTGATGCTGCAAAGCATTCGAAAACCAAGAAGGGGTCTGAGTTTCAGAGTTCAGAG GTAACTGTTCCACTATGTTTGGAAGAGTATGATACATTATCTTCCCTCCAAACTCCAAAGGCGGAGCACAGAAATACCACACCTGCATTATTTCCTGAATCAAAGTTGCGCAAACAGCAG GCTCCCCTTGCACAAACATCAAACAAGAAGTCTGGTTCAAATTGTGCTGATTCTTATACGCCTGAGCATGCTGTAACTCTGCTGGGACCTGATTCACAGGAGATTGAG ACCGTTCAACAAGAAATTCGCCATCATAAGTTATGTATTAAAGACCATGAAGAGTCTTTAATTTGGCCTGAGGCGCGCAGGAATGAACTTATGGAAAACTTGGGAGATTTACAAG ACGAATTGGAACTGCTGCCACAGCCGTCATCACTAATAGATAGCAAGTTTTTGAAAGAGTCGGTGCTGGAAATAATAGAAAATAAGGTTGATTCAGCAGCTGCAACTTACAACATTGCTTCCCAAAACATGTATCTGAAAGATCGGTACCCAGACTTCATGGCTGATGTGGTTGGCGTTGTTGCCCTTCTTTCAACAGCCCCTTCACCTATGCTTAGTCG TTGTTTGGCCGAGTATTTGGGAGAAGATAAAATGATGGCCATTGTCTGTCTATCTAGTGATGCTATAACAACACCGGAGAATTATGAAACTGTTCTGAAGTCCCTAGCTGGAGAGCTGGGAAGAAGCTTTGAAGGCCGTCAACTAATTATATGTCTTGAAGATATCAG TGCATTTCCTGGGGAAGTATTAGAACATGATCACCAAAGAAGGTTTGATGTACGGGACCCTACTTTACCTGATGGAACAACTCCACCGGGTTTCTTAGGTTATGCTGTCAATATGATTGACATTAGTGTTGATCACATTCATGTCAAGACAGTTGCAGGGCGTGGCCTCCGTGAGACCCTATTTTATTACCTCTTTCGGGATCTCCAAGTGTACGAAACAAAGGAGCACATGAAACGTGCATTTGGGTATATACCGAATTCTGCAATATCTCTAGATGGAGGCATCATCAACAAGAAGGACACGCCGACAGTCTCGTTAGGGTCCAT GGTTGTGAACGTGCATTTCCCCGTTGTTGCTGAGGAGCAAGAATCTAGAGAGAAGATTAACAAGgagattaaaaaattaaaatcggaATTGAGCATGGTGGAGGAAGCCATAGTCAACACTAATGAAGAAAAGGAAGAAAGTTTGAGAATAGTTCAAGAAAAAGAAACTCAGTTGCTGAAGTTTATTGATGATAAGGAAGTGACTCATGAACATATTTTCTCACAGCAGTCCTTGCAGACAACTCCTGGAGCGCCCGCGCCTACACAAAGTCCTTGTCATTAG
- the LOC110783057 gene encoding structural maintenance of chromosomes flexible hinge domain-containing protein GMI1 isoform X4, with product MSPHGSFTKIVMKPKLKLPDIFQLQCKLKDIYFPYIQCDEISTAGRTTTLVDFQINGISLAEIEGGEVAITHMHSCNGPDFIVDLHFYIEEDKAASTSPSVKPVREGNARLKCVYFPFTEGKESIERILEKLNADGYAINEDYDTFSRISIRRLGRLLPEARWELLPFMKPKQKRGAKVQILKRCCSRVKCFVDTDAGFNPVPSKTDLAPHHSFTKALKDLGGDTLHKEKVVQVSITRGGKQLSLQQLEREYQAWIFQMHSQYDDECNTGDDEAVLLVTADKEALGITADVVRVHQAITRKGISWSRGQKVKILKGACTGCHKNNMFAILEYFLLEGLEKEVGGEARIICRPLGVEDKDGSVLTVDASGTNLELRNSISLPIIAIDSGKCNPVDDNEWNFQADKLILKMPSTVEVLGPKQCKALDIYGALPTEATVSAGSLPPKEVVAILRPSNFNPGSTDELDQKYIVRENFEMCLDIEFKAGAGQSVKFDPISAKNTTRKEYHGLYVFPVASIPSLFQKAGTYSFSFSLKNSTTVSCEKIVRVKASAEVKRWELLKDDDRDLPLSVSAGSCFPPLSFCRYDEYDNIIPFKGIQHVEYQLMSNDTIISSKKKAKVELSSDTDCIIVTNVRVIADTLDKIRPSYDATLALSQPGYQPFFNIPCQVFPGPPATVKIFSSVPDKGLLLPQQVIADFKLEMFDKQKNHVKQGVEVELVVHGFSLLDNFGLKRTVDNAGFVDLSGLLKVTEGYGKPVSLTFKFSTFSVAKKFEVVKRELRMVTVVPEVCPVGSKLKDIAFEVVNAEGELDLTIDDEVKHGKHHTLSLRLLADLPDDHSARYPFQQGRCVVKSFTLPQTEGSFFIEAFHSVHTELRVKFEVKLSRSTPPTHTESDSSSDLRATEELDCVVPQSSDERSTSVSVSDAEYHSKTKKGFEFQKEKSTPVSVSDAAKHSKTKKGSEFQSSEVTVPLCLEEYDTLSSLQTPKAEHRNTTPALFPESKLRKQQFSFVQAPLAQTSNKKSGSNCADSYTPEHAVTLLGPDSQEIETVQQEIRHHKLCIKDHEESLIWPEARRNELMENLGDLQDELELLPQPSSLIDSKFLKESVLEIIENKVDSAAATYNIASQNMYLKDRYPDFMADVVGVVALLSTAPSPMLSRCLAEYLGEDKMMAIVCLSSDAITTPENYETVLKSLAGELGRSFEGRQLIICLEDISAFPGEVLEHDHQRRFDVRDPTLPDGTTPPGFLGYAVNMIDISVDHIHVKTVAGRGLRETLFYYLFRDLQVYETKEHMKRAFGYIPNSAISLDGGIINKKDTPTVSLGSMVVNVHFPVVAEEQESREKINKEIKKLKSELSMVEEAIVNTNEEKEESLRIVQEKETQLLKFIDDKEVTHEHIFSQQSLQTTPGAPAPTQSPCH from the exons ATGTCACCTCATGGAAGTTTCACTAAG ATTGTTATGAAGCCCAAGTTGAAGCTCCCTGATATATTTCAACTGCAATGCAAGCTCAAGGATATCTATTTTCCTTACATTCAA TGTGATGAGATATCAACGGCAGGGAGGACTACAacattggtggattttcag ATCAATGGGATCAGTTTAGCTGAAATTGAAGGCGGGGAAGTTGCAATAACACATATGCATTCTTGTAATGGCCCAGACTTTATTGTAGACCTTCATTTTTACATTGAAGAGGACAAGGCTGCATCTACATCTCCAA GTGTAAAACCAGTTCGTGAAGGAAACGCGCGTTTGAAGTGTGTTTACTTTCCCTTTACTGAG GGAAAGGAGAGTATAGAGAGAATATTGGAAAAACTGAATGCTGATGGTTATGCCATAAATGAAGACTATGACACTTTTAGTCGTATATCCATCAGGCGGTTGGGCCGTTTGCTTCCTGAAGCTCGATGG GAGCTCTTACCTTTCATGAAGCCTAAACAGAAAAGGGGTgctaaagttcaaattttaaagagatgttgcTCAAGAGTTAAGTGCTTTGTTG ACACAGATGCTGGATTTAATCCAGTACCTTCGAAG ACTGATCTAGCACCGCATCATTCTTTCACCAAAGCATTGAAAGATCTAGGAGGTGACACTCTTCATAAAGAAAAAG TGGTACAAGTGAGCATTACTAGAGGTGGAAAACAATTGAGTTTGCAACAATTGGAAAGAGAATACCAAGCATGGATTTTCCAGATGCACAGTCAATATGATGATGAATGCAATACTGGTGATGATGAAGCTGTTCTGCTTGTAACTGCTGACAAAGAGGCGCTTGGAATCACAGCTGATG TTGTGAGGGTTCATCAAGCTATAACTCGGAAGGGTATATCTTGGAGTAGGGGACAAAAAGTCAAGATTCTCAAAGGGGCTTGTACTGGTTGTCATAAGAACAACATGTTTGCAATATTGGAGTATTTTCTACTTGAAGGCCTTGAAAAGGAAGTAGGTG GAGAGGCGCGTATTATATGCAG GCCGTTAGGTGTTGAGGATAAAGACGGTAGTGTGCTTACAGTTGATGCTAGTGGCACGAACTTGGAACTTCGCAACTCTATATCTCTGCCTATCATTGCGATAGACTCAGGAAAG TGTAACCCTGTTGATGACAATGAATGGAATTTCCAAGCTGACAAGCTAATTCTAAAAATGCCTTCAACAGTTGAAGTTTTGGGACCAAAGCAATGCAAAGCATTAGATATTTACGGG GCTTTACCTACAGAAGCTACAGTTTCTGCTGGATCATTGCCTCCTAAAGAAGTTGTAGCTATACTTCGGCCATCAAACTTCAATCCAGGAAGTACAGACGAGTTGGACCAAAAATATATTGTAAGAGAAAATTTTGAGATGTGTCTGgacatagagttcaaagctGGAGCTGGACAATCCGTCAAGTTTGACCCAATTTCTGCGAAAAATACAACACGTAAAGAATATCATGGTTTGTATGTATTTCCAGTGGCTTCCATTCCAAGTTTATTTCAAAAAGCTGGGACATATTCGTTTTCATTCTCCCTT AAAAATTCAACCACTGTAAGTTGTGAAAAGATTGTGAGGGTCAAAGCATCAGCTGAGGTCAAACGTTGGGAACTCTTGAAGGATGATGATAGGGATCTTCCATTGAGTGTTAG TGCAGGTTCTTGTTTCCCACCACTCTCATTTTGCCGTTATGATGAATATGACAACATCATTCCATTCAAGGGTATCCAACATGTAGAATATCAGTTAATGTCAAATGATACTATCATATCCTCCAAAAAGAAAGCGAAAGTGGAACTGTCATCAGATACGGATTGTATCATTGTTACG AATGTGAGGGTTATAGCTGATACTTTAGACAAGATTCGCCCAAGTTATGATGCTACGTTGGCTTTGTCTCAGCCTGGTTATCAGCCCTTCTTCAACATTCCTTGCCAAG tttttcctGGACCTCCAGCAACTGTTAAAATTTTTTCATCAGTACCAGACAAAGGGTTACTACTTCCGCAGCAAGTTATTGCAGATTTTAAATTGGAG ATGTTTGATAAACAAAAGAATCATGTCAAACAAGGCGTTGAAGTAGAGTTGGTCGTTCATGGATTCTCTTTACTTGATAACTTTGGTCTAAAGCGCACG GTTGATAATGCGGGTTTTGTTGATCTTAGTGGCCTCTTAAAAGTCACAGAAGGCTATGGTAAACCAG TTTCTCTGACATTCAAGTTCAGTACTTTCAGTGTTGCCAAAAAGTTTGAAGTTGTAAAGCGGGAGCTGAGGATGGTGACAGTG GTACCTGAGGTTTGTCCTGTGGGTTCAAAGTTAAAAGacattgcttttgaagttgtgAATGCTGAAGGTGAATTAGACCTAACCATCGACGATGAAGTAAAGCACGGAAAACATCACACTCTAAGTCTAAGATTATTGGCAGATCTACCAGACGACCATTCTGCAAGATATCCTTTTCAGCAGGGGCGATGCGTTGTTAAATCGTTTACTCTTCCTCAGACAGAAGGAAGTTTCTTCATTGAGGCTTTTCATTCTGTCCACACGGAGCTGCGTGTCAAATTTGAG GTTAAGCTATCAAGATCTACACCGCCTACACATACAGAGTCTGATAGCTCTTCTGATCTCCGAGCTACAGAAGAGCTTGATTGTGTTGTACCACAATCTTCGGATGAGAGGTCCACATCCGTTTCAGTGTCTGATGCTGAATATCATTCGAAAACCAAGAAGGGGTTTGAGTTTCAGAAAGAAAAGTCCACACCCGTTTCAGTTTCTGATGCTGCAAAGCATTCGAAAACCAAGAAGGGGTCTGAGTTTCAGAGTTCAGAG GTAACTGTTCCACTATGTTTGGAAGAGTATGATACATTATCTTCCCTCCAAACTCCAAAGGCGGAGCACAGAAATACCACACCTGCATTATTTCCTGAATCAAAGTTGCGCAAACAGCAG TTTTCTTTTGTTCAGGCTCCCCTTGCACAAACATCAAACAAGAAGTCTGGTTCAAATTGTGCTGATTCTTATACGCCTGAGCATGCTGTAACTCTGCTGGGACCTGATTCACAGGAGATTGAG ACCGTTCAACAAGAAATTCGCCATCATAAGTTATGTATTAAAGACCATGAAGAGTCTTTAATTTGGCCTGAGGCGCGCAGGAATGAACTTATGGAAAACTTGGGAGATTTACAAG ACGAATTGGAACTGCTGCCACAGCCGTCATCACTAATAGATAGCAAGTTTTTGAAAGAGTCGGTGCTGGAAATAATAGAAAATAAGGTTGATTCAGCAGCTGCAACTTACAACATTGCTTCCCAAAACATGTATCTGAAAGATCGGTACCCAGACTTCATGGCTGATGTGGTTGGCGTTGTTGCCCTTCTTTCAACAGCCCCTTCACCTATGCTTAGTCG TTGTTTGGCCGAGTATTTGGGAGAAGATAAAATGATGGCCATTGTCTGTCTATCTAGTGATGCTATAACAACACCGGAGAATTATGAAACTGTTCTGAAGTCCCTAGCTGGAGAGCTGGGAAGAAGCTTTGAAGGCCGTCAACTAATTATATGTCTTGAAGATATCAG TGCATTTCCTGGGGAAGTATTAGAACATGATCACCAAAGAAGGTTTGATGTACGGGACCCTACTTTACCTGATGGAACAACTCCACCGGGTTTCTTAGGTTATGCTGTCAATATGATTGACATTAGTGTTGATCACATTCATGTCAAGACAGTTGCAGGGCGTGGCCTCCGTGAGACCCTATTTTATTACCTCTTTCGGGATCTCCAAGTGTACGAAACAAAGGAGCACATGAAACGTGCATTTGGGTATATACCGAATTCTGCAATATCTCTAGATGGAGGCATCATCAACAAGAAGGACACGCCGACAGTCTCGTTAGGGTCCAT GGTTGTGAACGTGCATTTCCCCGTTGTTGCTGAGGAGCAAGAATCTAGAGAGAAGATTAACAAGgagattaaaaaattaaaatcggaATTGAGCATGGTGGAGGAAGCCATAGTCAACACTAATGAAGAAAAGGAAGAAAGTTTGAGAATAGTTCAAGAAAAAGAAACTCAGTTGCTGAAGTTTATTGATGATAAGGAAGTGACTCATGAACATATTTTCTCACAGCAGTCCTTGCAGACAACTCCTGGAGCGCCCGCGCCTACACAAAGTCCTTGTCATTAG